The following are from one region of the Bradyrhizobium septentrionale genome:
- a CDS encoding uroporphyrinogen-III synthase: MTILVTRPHPDNDATLATLRGRGFDALAAPVLRFEPLPFHDDDDSDYDAVILTSANALRAVDLTASRLLLLPLFAVGAHTADAARAAGFDRVIVAKGDAGGLRDLVLARVKAGELEASATLLHLAGADLSRDLAGELGEKGLTVVTHTTYRMAPVSAFPREVSDAFMANRITAVLHYSRRSAQAFLDAIRADGLEISALALPQCCISAAVAAVLRDAGATKLVVAAQPDENALLEALSRTLRP, translated from the coding sequence GTGACGATCCTTGTCACGCGGCCGCATCCGGACAATGACGCCACGCTCGCGACGTTGCGGGGGCGCGGCTTTGACGCCCTCGCGGCGCCGGTGTTGCGCTTCGAGCCGCTGCCGTTCCACGACGATGACGATTCAGATTATGACGCCGTCATCCTGACCAGCGCCAATGCGCTGCGCGCGGTCGATCTCACGGCCAGCCGGCTGTTGCTTCTGCCGCTGTTCGCGGTCGGGGCGCACACCGCCGATGCCGCGCGCGCCGCGGGCTTCGACAGGGTGATCGTGGCCAAGGGCGACGCCGGCGGCTTGCGCGATCTCGTGCTGGCGCGGGTCAAGGCCGGTGAACTCGAGGCCTCGGCGACGCTGCTCCATCTCGCCGGCGCCGACCTCTCGCGCGATCTGGCGGGCGAACTGGGCGAAAAGGGGCTGACCGTCGTCACCCACACCACCTACCGGATGGCGCCGGTATCAGCTTTTCCCAGGGAGGTCAGCGACGCCTTCATGGCGAACCGGATCACCGCGGTGCTGCATTATTCCCGCCGCAGCGCGCAGGCGTTCCTGGACGCAATACGGGCCGATGGTCTCGAGATATCGGCCCTCGCTTTGCCGCAATGCTGCATTTCGGCGGCGGTCGCCGCAGTGCTCCGTGACGCCGGCGCGACCAAGCTGGTGGTGGCTGCACAGCCCGACGAAAACGCCCTGCTCGAGGCACTCAGCCGCACCCTGCGGCCGTGA
- the tsaD gene encoding tRNA (adenosine(37)-N6)-threonylcarbamoyltransferase complex transferase subunit TsaD: protein MLVLGIETTCDETAAAVVERQADGQAKILSNVVRSQTDEHARFGGVVPEIAARAHVDLLDGIVASAMKEAGVSYGQLSAVAAAAGPGLIGGVIVGLTTAKAIAMVHDTPLIAVNHLEAHALTPRLTCALAFPYCLFLASGGHTQIVAVVGVGDYVRLGTTVDDAMGEAFDKVAKMLSLPYPGGPEVERAAAGGDPTRFAFPRPMLGRPDANFSLSGLKTAVRNEASRLEPLEPQDISDLCASFQAAVLESTADRLSVGLKLFEERFGTPRALVAAGGVAANHAIRSALQDVAAEAQTTLIIPPPALCTDNGAMIAWAGAERLALGLTDTMEAPPRARWLLDANAKAPAGYANSRAGH from the coding sequence ATGCTGGTGTTGGGGATCGAAACCACCTGCGATGAAACCGCAGCCGCCGTGGTCGAGCGGCAGGCGGACGGGCAGGCAAAAATCCTCTCCAACGTCGTGCGCTCGCAGACCGACGAGCACGCCCGCTTCGGCGGCGTGGTGCCGGAGATCGCAGCGCGCGCCCATGTCGACCTGCTCGACGGCATCGTCGCCTCCGCGATGAAGGAGGCTGGCGTCAGTTATGGCCAATTGTCGGCGGTTGCGGCCGCCGCGGGACCCGGCCTGATCGGCGGCGTGATCGTCGGTCTCACCACCGCAAAGGCAATCGCGATGGTGCACGACACGCCGCTGATCGCGGTGAACCATCTCGAGGCGCACGCGCTGACGCCGCGGCTGACCTGCGCGCTGGCGTTTCCCTATTGCCTGTTCCTCGCCTCGGGCGGCCACACCCAGATCGTCGCCGTGGTCGGCGTCGGCGACTATGTGCGGCTCGGCACCACGGTCGACGACGCGATGGGCGAGGCCTTCGACAAGGTGGCGAAAATGCTGTCGCTGCCCTATCCGGGCGGGCCGGAGGTCGAGCGCGCGGCCGCCGGCGGCGACCCGACGCGGTTTGCCTTTCCGCGCCCGATGCTCGGCCGGCCCGATGCGAATTTCTCGCTGTCGGGACTGAAGACGGCGGTGCGCAATGAAGCGAGCCGGCTGGAGCCGCTCGAACCGCAGGACATCAGCGATCTCTGTGCGAGCTTCCAGGCGGCGGTGCTGGAATCGACCGCGGACCGCCTGAGCGTTGGCTTGAAGCTGTTCGAGGAGCGGTTCGGCACGCCGCGTGCGCTGGTCGCGGCCGGCGGCGTTGCCGCCAACCACGCGATCCGCAGCGCGCTGCAGGATGTCGCGGCGGAGGCGCAGACCACGCTGATCATCCCGCCGCCGGCGCTCTGCACCGACAATGGCGCGATGATCGCCTGGGCCGGCGCCGAGCGGCTGGCGCTCGGGCTGACCGACACGATGGAAGCGCCGCCGCGCGCCCGCTGGCTGCTCGATGCCAACGCCAAGGCGCCGGCCGGCTACGCCAACAGCCGCGCCGGACATTGA
- a CDS encoding NAD(P)H-dependent glycerol-3-phosphate dehydrogenase, which yields MPAHKSVSVIGAGAWGTALAEVAARAGRKVTLYARNAEHATQIQATRVNPKLAGVQLDPGIVVTSDIATAARADIILAVTPAQHLRAAVGHIASHLKPDTPVIACAKGIEHGTHKFMTEVIAEAAPGAVPAILSGPSFADDVARGLPTAVTLAARDEALASALVQALGSATFRPYHTTDVRGVEIGGAAKNVLAIAAGIVVGRNLGASALAALTTRGFSELARLGRACGARAETLAGLSGLGDLLLSCSTAQSRNFALGVALGRGEAAPVGKLAEGAFTAPVLCELAASRKVDMPVSNAVAAILSNRLTIDAAIEGLLTRPFKAEG from the coding sequence ATGCCCGCGCATAAGTCAGTCAGCGTGATCGGTGCCGGCGCCTGGGGCACGGCATTGGCCGAGGTCGCAGCGCGCGCCGGACGCAAGGTGACGCTGTATGCGCGCAATGCCGAGCATGCGACGCAGATCCAGGCGACGCGAGTCAATCCGAAGCTGGCTGGCGTCCAGCTCGATCCTGGCATCGTCGTGACGTCGGATATCGCTACTGCCGCCCGCGCGGACATCATTCTGGCCGTGACCCCGGCGCAGCATTTGCGCGCGGCGGTCGGACATATCGCGTCGCACCTCAAACCTGATACGCCCGTCATCGCCTGCGCCAAGGGCATCGAGCACGGCACCCACAAATTCATGACCGAGGTGATCGCGGAGGCAGCACCCGGCGCCGTGCCCGCGATCCTGTCGGGACCGAGCTTTGCCGACGACGTCGCGCGCGGATTGCCGACCGCCGTGACGCTGGCCGCCAGGGACGAGGCGCTGGCGAGTGCACTCGTGCAGGCGCTCGGTTCGGCGACCTTCCGGCCCTATCACACCACCGACGTGCGCGGCGTCGAGATCGGCGGCGCGGCCAAGAACGTGCTGGCGATCGCCGCCGGCATCGTGGTCGGCAGAAATCTCGGTGCCTCTGCGCTCGCCGCGCTGACCACGCGCGGCTTCAGCGAGCTCGCACGATTGGGCCGCGCCTGCGGCGCGCGCGCCGAAACCCTCGCCGGCCTGTCCGGACTTGGCGATCTGCTGCTCAGCTGCTCGACCGCGCAATCGCGCAATTTCGCGCTCGGCGTCGCGCTCGGGCGCGGTGAAGCCGCGCCGGTCGGCAAGCTCGCCGAGGGCGCATTCACTGCGCCTGTCTTGTGCGAGCTCGCCGCCTCGCGAAAGGTCGATATGCCGGTATCGAACGCAGTCGCCGCTATCCTGAGCAACCGGCTGACGATCGACGCGGCGATCGAAGGCCTGCTGACACGTCCGTTCAAGGCCGAAGGCTAG
- a CDS encoding haloacid dehalogenase type II, whose translation MLLNRRTFTALTAVSVATATVLPSQVRAAGRSSFKAIAFDGFPIIDPRPVFARVEEMFPGRGAELSASWRTRQFEYGWLRTLGGRYTDFWRVTEDALAFAAKAMKIELLSEQRDRLMQTYLELKAWPDVGPALRQLRDAGLRMAFLSNLTAPMLDAAIKNSGLEGLLEPHLSTDRVQAFKPDARAYQMGVDAFGLPKEEIVFAAFAGWDVAGAKWFGYPTFWVNRATAAVEELGVAPDGMGSGLNDLVAFATAR comes from the coding sequence ATGCTTCTCAATCGCCGCACGTTCACGGCCTTGACCGCAGTTTCGGTCGCGACGGCGACAGTGCTGCCGTCCCAGGTGCGCGCCGCAGGGCGTTCCTCGTTCAAGGCGATCGCCTTCGACGGTTTTCCGATCATCGATCCGCGTCCGGTCTTCGCGCGCGTGGAGGAGATGTTTCCGGGCAGGGGTGCCGAGTTGAGCGCCTCCTGGCGCACGCGGCAGTTCGAGTATGGTTGGCTCAGGACGCTTGGCGGACGCTACACCGATTTCTGGCGCGTCACCGAGGACGCGCTGGCCTTCGCGGCCAAGGCGATGAAGATCGAGTTGTTATCCGAGCAGCGCGACCGACTGATGCAGACCTATCTGGAGCTGAAGGCGTGGCCGGACGTCGGGCCGGCGCTGCGGCAGCTGCGTGATGCGGGCCTTCGCATGGCGTTCCTGTCGAATCTCACCGCGCCGATGCTCGATGCCGCCATCAAGAACTCCGGGCTTGAGGGGCTGTTGGAGCCTCACCTCTCAACCGACAGGGTTCAAGCCTTCAAGCCCGATGCCCGCGCTTACCAGATGGGCGTCGACGCGTTCGGTCTACCGAAAGAAGAGATCGTCTTTGCGGCGTTCGCCGGCTGGGATGTCGCCGGAGCGAAGTGGTTCGGCTATCCGACCTTCTGGGTCAACCGCGCCACCGCGGCAGTCGAGGAGCTTGGCGTCGCGCCTGACGGAATGGGATCGGGATTGAACGACCTCGTCGCTTTCGCGACGGCGCGGTGA
- a CDS encoding alpha/beta hydrolase, with product MRQPQRVIVSFSLVSFSLALALAASSAIAHAQTAASYDDLARSEAATNAENGKRVAPLKSIGNPTSDVSPEMQAIIGAPYPPHFNADPKTSAEWKELIDRHAKLLIAGLPAMKAKLGVKVEETKIAGVHCYIVTPNKIALENRRRLLIHVHGGGYVFGPGEAALPEAIMMAGFGGFKVISVDYRMPPDFPYPAALDDAMAVWKEVLRSHERHRLAIFGTSTGGAMTLAMVLRARDEKLPLPAAIAPGTPWSDIDKIGDSYASNEWIDNVLVTWDGWLGRAAKLYANGTSLKTPYISPIYGDFKGFPPTILTSGTRDLFLSNTVRTHRKLRRAGVIADLNVYEGQSHAQYQMNADAPETKEAFTDIAKFFDRYLKQ from the coding sequence ATGCGTCAACCGCAACGCGTCATCGTCTCCTTCAGCCTTGTTTCGTTCAGCCTTGCACTCGCCCTCGCCGCCTCGTCCGCTATCGCTCACGCCCAAACTGCAGCCTCATACGACGACCTTGCCAGGAGCGAGGCCGCGACCAATGCCGAGAACGGCAAGCGGGTCGCGCCGCTCAAATCGATCGGCAATCCCACCAGCGACGTCTCTCCCGAAATGCAGGCGATCATCGGCGCGCCCTATCCGCCGCATTTCAACGCCGACCCGAAGACATCAGCGGAATGGAAGGAGCTGATCGATCGCCACGCCAAGCTTTTGATCGCGGGTCTTCCGGCGATGAAGGCGAAGCTCGGCGTCAAGGTCGAGGAGACCAAAATTGCCGGCGTGCACTGCTACATCGTCACGCCGAACAAGATCGCGCTCGAGAACCGGCGGCGCCTGCTGATTCACGTCCATGGCGGCGGTTACGTGTTCGGCCCCGGCGAAGCGGCGCTGCCGGAAGCCATCATGATGGCCGGCTTTGGCGGCTTCAAGGTGATCTCGGTCGACTACCGGATGCCGCCGGACTTCCCCTATCCGGCCGCGCTTGATGACGCGATGGCGGTGTGGAAGGAGGTCTTGAGGTCGCATGAGCGCCACCGGCTCGCGATCTTCGGCACCTCGACCGGCGGCGCGATGACGCTCGCGATGGTGTTGCGCGCGAGGGACGAGAAGCTGCCGCTGCCGGCCGCCATCGCGCCGGGCACGCCGTGGTCCGACATCGACAAGATCGGCGACAGCTACGCCAGCAATGAGTGGATCGACAATGTGCTGGTGACCTGGGACGGATGGCTCGGCCGCGCGGCGAAGCTCTATGCAAACGGGACCAGTCTGAAGACCCCCTACATTTCGCCGATCTACGGCGACTTCAAGGGCTTTCCGCCGACCATCCTGACATCGGGCACGCGCGACCTGTTCCTCAGCAACACGGTTCGCACCCATCGCAAATTGCGGCGCGCCGGCGTGATTGCCGACCTCAATGTCTATGAGGGGCAGTCGCACGCCCAGTACCAGATGAACGCCGATGCGCCCGAGACGAAAGAGGCGTTCACCGACATCGCCAAATTCTTCGATCGATATCTGAAACAGTGA